The DNA segment AGGTGAAATAAGAACTGATTGATTTGGATCAGTTTTTGGTTTGTCTTTACCTTGTTATAAACAGGAGAGATTTTATGTCCGAGAGCGCAAAAAATACAGTACTCGTAGTAGAAAGTAGTCATACACAGGTTCGGATTATTACAGAACATATCGAGAGCCTTACTCCGTTTGATACAATAACAGCTTCTTCTCTTGATCAGGTTGAAGAGATGCTTGAAAATAACGGAGAGGACATTTTTATTGCTGTACTGAATCTGAATATTAAAGGAGCTCCAGACGGTGAGGCTGTAGATTATGTTCTTTCCCGTAAGATTCCCTGCATTGTCTTAACTTCAACTTTTGATGAGAAAATACGTAACCGGTTCATTGAAAAGAATGTGCTTGATTATTTCAACAAGGGGAATCGTACTGACCTTGACGAAATGGTGGATTTAATAAGCAGAATTCATTCTAACCGCGATATCAAAGTCGTTGTTGCTGAAGATAACGGCACAGCCAGAAAGATTATGTGCAAGCTTTTGGAACGTCTTAATTTTAATGTTTTTGCAGCTGAAGACGGAGCCAAAGCTCTGGATATTATTCGTGCTAATCCCGATGTTAAGCTTTTGCTGACCGATTATGAAATGCCGGAACTTGATGGATTTGAACTGGTCACCGAGGTTCGTAAAACTCATTACAGGGATCAACTCGCCATTCTCGGAGTTTCTGCTCATGATTCGGGCGCGATTACAGCCAAATTCCTCAAACGCGGGGCTAATGATTTTCTTAAAAAACCGTTTGAAGTCGAAGAATTTTCATGGCGTGTCACAAATAATATTAATGAGTTGGAACGCATCTCTTCAATCAAAGATGCTTATAGCCGTGATCCTTTGACTGGATTTGGCAACCTGAATACTTTTATAGAGCAGGGGCGCGAGATTTTTGAAAATTACAGCAATCAGGAACGTACTCCGGTTCTGGCTGCATTCAACGTGGATAATATGCTGGAAATTAATTCCAGATTCGGATGGGACGCAGGGGCTGCTGCTCTGAAAAAGGCTGCGGCTAATTTGGAGCAACAATCACTCGGCTGGCTGCTTTCCGCCCGTTGGGATGGCGGATTTATTGTTTTAGCTGAGGACTCCGAGATTTTGAAAAATGATCTTGTAGCCGCGCAGGCCGGATTTGCAAAAACTGCAATTGGTTCCGTGGGCGAACGCTTCAAGGGAACCGCGTCTTTTGCTGTTTGCAAAAAGGGTGAAAAAGATCTTGATATCACTATGTCTAAAGTTGTTGCAGTTCTTGAAAAAATGCAGAGTATCGGAGTGGATTCTTACCGCTTTGTGTAAATCCAAATCATGTTAATTCTTAAATGCGCCGCCTGTCGGCGAAAGCTCTTGAAGTATTATAAAATTGGGCAAGGCGAAGTGCACCGCTGTCATAAAGAACGGATTAAAAAAGTGTGGAATCTGGAAGAAAGAGACGGGAAGATTTTCTGTTCCTGCGGTAATTCTTACGGAATAGACAGGGGTACTTATTACACTATGGATAAGAAGGCTTTTACTTATTCAGGGACCAAGACGAACAATTAACATCTTAGAGTGGTCATGAGTCTGATGGGGTGTGTGAAAAGTCCCAGTGCGTGAATTATATCTGAAGCAGCTATATCTGCTGAACGTGCGGCTGTCATCGACATACATTCCGGTCCTGATATTGCAATTCCCAGAGCCGCTTCTTTCAGCATAAGTGTGTCGTTGCGACCGTTTCCGATGCACGCACATTTT comes from the Maridesulfovibrio ferrireducens genome and includes:
- a CDS encoding response regulator, whose product is MSESAKNTVLVVESSHTQVRIITEHIESLTPFDTITASSLDQVEEMLENNGEDIFIAVLNLNIKGAPDGEAVDYVLSRKIPCIVLTSTFDEKIRNRFIEKNVLDYFNKGNRTDLDEMVDLISRIHSNRDIKVVVAEDNGTARKIMCKLLERLNFNVFAAEDGAKALDIIRANPDVKLLLTDYEMPELDGFELVTEVRKTHYRDQLAILGVSAHDSGAITAKFLKRGANDFLKKPFEVEEFSWRVTNNINELERISSIKDAYSRDPLTGFGNLNTFIEQGREIFENYSNQERTPVLAAFNVDNMLEINSRFGWDAGAAALKKAAANLEQQSLGWLLSARWDGGFIVLAEDSEILKNDLVAAQAGFAKTAIGSVGERFKGTASFAVCKKGEKDLDITMSKVVAVLEKMQSIGVDSYRFV